In the Halarchaeum grantii genome, one interval contains:
- the lpdA gene encoding dihydrolipoyl dehydrogenase, whose protein sequence is MSNGYDYDLLVLGGGMAGLPVAMKCAYSGMETALVEEDLLGGTCLNRGCIPTKTMLRSAEVANLARRSEEFGIDIDSAIEADMEAVLDRKDDIVESIREGAYENVEENENIDFIEGHGVFTSQHEVQVDDQTLSADRVIINTGARPAKPPIDGLDAVDVHDSTDLLELDAVPDSLAVIGGGYVGCEYAQMYSRFGADVTVFQRGDRLLPDEDPEVSEVIESAFEDEGITVQTDAPVTALSETDSGIRVDADGAGAVTVSDVALATGRTPNTDGLRLEDVDVSLDERGFVETDDSFETTADGIYAIGDVSGPPMFTHSARDDADLLYRHLAKDETISTENRTVPWAVFTDPQVGHVGLTEQEARDEGYEVGIGRQDFADQGKPKALGETEGFVKLVTDADTDELLGAHVVGEQGAEIVHELILAIELGATADQIADTMHIHPTLPESINSAAGGVHQPS, encoded by the coding sequence ATGAGTAACGGATACGACTACGATCTGCTCGTGCTCGGGGGTGGGATGGCCGGCCTCCCCGTCGCGATGAAGTGTGCCTATTCGGGCATGGAGACGGCCCTTGTCGAGGAGGATCTCCTCGGCGGAACGTGTCTCAATCGCGGGTGTATCCCAACAAAGACCATGCTCCGGAGCGCGGAGGTCGCGAATCTCGCCCGCCGCAGCGAGGAGTTCGGCATCGACATCGACAGCGCAATCGAGGCCGACATGGAAGCGGTTCTCGATCGCAAAGACGACATCGTCGAGAGCATCCGTGAGGGCGCCTACGAAAATGTCGAGGAAAACGAGAACATCGATTTCATCGAAGGCCACGGCGTCTTCACGTCACAACACGAAGTCCAGGTCGACGACCAGACACTCTCGGCCGACCGGGTCATTATCAATACGGGGGCACGCCCGGCGAAGCCGCCGATCGACGGTCTCGACGCCGTCGATGTCCATGACAGTACAGATTTGCTCGAGCTTGACGCAGTTCCCGATTCGCTTGCCGTCATCGGCGGGGGGTACGTCGGCTGCGAGTATGCCCAGATGTACAGCCGGTTCGGCGCTGACGTCACCGTCTTCCAGCGCGGTGACCGCCTCCTCCCGGACGAGGATCCCGAGGTGAGCGAGGTTATCGAGAGCGCCTTCGAAGACGAAGGAATCACCGTCCAGACAGACGCGCCCGTGACGGCACTGTCGGAGACTGATTCCGGCATCCGAGTCGATGCCGATGGTGCCGGCGCCGTCACCGTCTCAGACGTCGCGCTCGCCACCGGGCGGACGCCGAATACGGACGGTCTCCGCCTCGAAGATGTCGACGTGTCGCTCGATGAGCGAGGATTCGTCGAGACCGACGACAGCTTCGAAACGACTGCCGACGGTATCTACGCCATCGGCGACGTGAGCGGGCCACCGATGTTCACCCACTCCGCGCGCGACGACGCCGACCTCCTGTATCGACACCTCGCGAAAGACGAAACGATCAGCACCGAGAACCGAACCGTCCCGTGGGCGGTGTTCACCGACCCGCAGGTCGGCCACGTCGGACTGACCGAACAGGAAGCACGAGACGAAGGGTACGAGGTGGGCATCGGCCGCCAGGACTTCGCCGACCAGGGCAAGCCGAAGGCACTCGGTGAGACCGAGGGATTCGTCAAACTGGTCACCGACGCCGACACCGACGAACTCCTTGGTGCGCACGTCGTCGGCGAACAAGGGGCTGAAATCGTCCACGAACTCATCCTCGCCATCGAACTCGGCGCGACCGCCGACCAGATCGCCGACACGATGCACATCCACCCCACGCTCCCCGAGAGCATCAACTCAGCCGCCGGAGGCGTTCACCAACCCTCGTAA
- a CDS encoding ArsR/SmtB family transcription factor, with the protein MALLESDVPIREVVTTDPEKAKALENDVRAKILDMLATEEMTIEEIHDELHRRGEEKAETTVRHHVNVLKDAGMVEIARLEEAGGGTRKYYKSNTRVFSYDLPESSGEQLAPAQDTTREELAAVIQTLAEQHGDEIEAVAKEMKPCEYCETQHYEEFVVRELLNRALIDLGETGELDELLSAAE; encoded by the coding sequence ATGGCGCTCCTCGAATCTGACGTGCCGATCCGGGAAGTCGTAACCACCGACCCGGAGAAAGCGAAGGCGCTGGAGAACGATGTCCGGGCGAAGATCCTCGATATGCTCGCGACCGAGGAGATGACGATCGAGGAGATTCACGACGAACTGCATCGTCGCGGCGAGGAGAAGGCGGAAACAACGGTCCGTCACCACGTGAACGTCCTGAAGGACGCCGGGATGGTCGAAATCGCGCGGCTCGAGGAAGCTGGTGGTGGGACACGGAAGTACTACAAGTCGAACACACGGGTCTTCTCGTACGACCTTCCAGAAAGCAGCGGAGAGCAACTTGCTCCGGCGCAGGACACGACTCGTGAAGAGCTAGCTGCGGTGATCCAGACCCTCGCCGAGCAACACGGCGACGAGATCGAGGCCGTAGCCAAGGAGATGAAGCCGTGTGAATACTGCGAAACCCAGCACTACGAGGAGTTCGTCGTTCGAGAACTGCTCAATCGCGCGCTCATCGACCTCGGCGAAACTGGGGAGCTCGACGAACTCTTATCGGCAGCTGAGTGA